One genomic window of uncultured delta proteobacterium includes the following:
- the ftsZ gene encoding Cell division protein FtsZ, translated as MEYTEITEPSGAKIKVIGVGGGGGNAINNMISGELNGVSFIAANTDIQALTNSLADHKIQLGDKLTRGLGAGANPQVGYQAAVENIEQIKHAIADCDMVFVTAGMGGGTGTGAAPVIAQAAKEVGALTVGVVTKPFYFEGKKRLEAAEAGIAEFREHVDSLIIIPNDRLIQLAPKKATFVDMLKKADEVLYSAVKGISDLITVHGLINLDFADVQTVMSEPGFAMMGEGRATGESRARDAAMRAITSPLLEDVSIGGARGVLINITSGPDLTIEEVGEAAGIIQEEAHEDARIFFGTVFDESVGDEIRITVIATGIDVANSRASLPKGAATTLPFRQGASKSQGGVFTKPAGNAGPGMTGEPERRVPPYLDKLKSGAGAQGYAAPSRHLGQAPHLPGEDDFTFDEEEFEIPSFVRRQAN; from the coding sequence ATGGAATACACTGAGATCACCGAACCTTCAGGCGCCAAAATAAAAGTTATCGGTGTTGGTGGTGGCGGCGGCAACGCCATCAACAACATGATTAGCGGCGAACTGAACGGGGTCAGCTTTATCGCGGCCAACACAGACATTCAGGCGCTTACCAACTCGCTTGCGGATCACAAAATCCAGCTCGGGGACAAGCTTACGCGCGGTCTCGGCGCCGGGGCCAACCCCCAGGTGGGCTACCAGGCGGCGGTTGAGAACATCGAGCAGATCAAACACGCCATAGCGGACTGCGACATGGTGTTCGTCACCGCCGGCATGGGCGGCGGCACGGGCACGGGCGCGGCGCCGGTCATCGCCCAGGCGGCCAAGGAAGTGGGCGCGTTGACGGTCGGCGTTGTGACCAAACCCTTTTATTTTGAAGGCAAAAAACGCCTTGAAGCGGCGGAAGCCGGTATCGCGGAATTCCGCGAGCACGTGGACAGCCTTATCATCATCCCCAACGACCGGTTGATCCAGCTCGCGCCGAAAAAAGCCACCTTCGTGGATATGCTGAAAAAGGCCGACGAAGTGCTGTATTCCGCGGTCAAGGGCATTTCCGACCTCATCACGGTCCACGGCCTGATTAACCTCGACTTTGCCGACGTGCAGACCGTCATGAGCGAGCCGGGCTTCGCCATGATGGGCGAAGGCCGCGCCACCGGCGAATCCCGCGCCCGCGATGCGGCCATGCGCGCCATCACGAGCCCGCTCCTGGAAGACGTTTCCATCGGCGGCGCGCGCGGGGTGCTCATCAACATCACCAGCGGCCCGGACCTCACCATCGAGGAAGTGGGCGAAGCTGCCGGGATTATCCAGGAAGAAGCGCACGAAGACGCCCGCATCTTCTTCGGCACCGTGTTTGATGAATCCGTGGGCGACGAAATCCGCATCACGGTCATCGCCACGGGCATCGACGTCGCCAACAGCCGCGCGTCCCTGCCCAAGGGCGCCGCGACGACGTTGCCGTTCCGCCAGGGGGCGTCCAAATCCCAGGGCGGCGTTTTCACCAAGCCCGCGGGCAACGCGGGCCCCGGCATGACCGGCGAACCGGAACGCCGGGTTCCCCCGTACCTCGACAAACTTAAATCCGGAGCGGGCG